The genomic region TAATTGCTGCTTTTGCAGAAGCTAACCGTACACCTTTTGACTTGGTTGAAGCGGAACAGGAACTTGTCGGTGGATTTCATACCGAGTACAGTGGAATGAAATTCGGAATGTTCTTCCTGGCTGAATATATGCATGTATTTATTGGAAGTATTTTAATAACTACGTTTTTCTTTGGGAGCTATCATCTCCCATTTGCCGGATATTGGCTTCCTGAATTAAGCCCGATGGTAAAAGGAATCCTGGATGTATCTGTATTCATGGGTAAAGTTATATTCTGGTGCTTTGTATTTATTTGGGTACGCTGGACAATACCCCGCTTTAAATACAATCAAGTCATGAAACTGGGATGGGGACGCTTACTTCCTCTTAGCATTCTGAATTTTATATTGATTGCAGCTGGAATGTATGCCTATACACATCTCCTTTAAGTATAGAATCACAAAATTAAAGTTTTCCCAAAAATTCCAAACCGGCTTCGGCCGGTTTTTTTGTGTCTAAAAATCAGCAAATATATTCTTCGGGATCGCATGAACTGCCTAATCTGAACATGCGATAGTTCCATAGCCACTGTCTCATTACTCTTAGGAAAGTTCTTAATTGAACATCACCAAAAGAAACGGAGTTTGCTATGAAAGTATTAAAATTAGTTCTGATCCTGCTTAGTTTGTTCATACTCTCATCCTGTACAATTTATGATAATGACGTAGAGGGTGAAGCTGATCTAGTTTTCTCCAGTACCATCACTATTCGTGCTGATGATTTTGTTTATGAGGATGATTTTATTGCTGTAGCAGACTATGGCTGGGATAATCTTGATGAAGAAATGGTTGACTATGGAATGGTATTAGGATACATCCGTTTTGAAGGCACCACAGCCTGGCAAGCACTGCCATTTTCTATCCCTTTTGAAAATGATCTGGTAAACCTGCGCTATTATTTTGATATCGATAACTTCAGTTTAGTGGTTGAGGGTGAAGTAGCTGGAAATAATCAGGTTAATACTGAACTATTTGACCGGGACGTACTGAGAGTCGTTGCCATCCCTCCGGAAGCAATTGTTCGAGGAAAAGGCATAGATTATCGGAACTATAAACAAATTAGTGAGTTATATGGACTAGATGATTAAATTAATTTGAAACAAATACAGGTTCAACTTATCCTGTAATACATAAACTCTAATTAACTCATAGTTCATATGAATACTGTTATCAAAAAAATTGGTTCACTGGTAATTTTATCAATTCTAACAATTGCCGTTCAAGCTCAATCTATCCCGGATGAGGGAACCGTTGGACTTAGAGCAAATTTCACGGGTCAAACTTCCATTGAAGTGCCATATATGCTTAACCAAAGTTTCTCATTGGCTCCCTACATTGGAATCAATTCAACCCAAGATCAAACTACTAATATCGCTATTGGGATTCGTCCTCGCTTCTATACCGGGATGACGAACGCAATATCTCCTTACTTTACTGGTACTCTTGGATTCTCTAACACTTCATTTAGCAACGTAAACAATTCTGTAACCGACTTTAACCTTGGAGTTGGCTATGGAGCTGAATACTTCTTCTCAGATCAATTCAGCGTAAGTGCAGATGGAAACTTGAACTTACTGTTCGGTGATAGCGCTACTAACTTTTCTACAATGGCAAGAGTATCTGCGTCAATATATTTCTAGTACTATTCCCCTTTGTGAAGTTAAGAAAGCCGCAATAATCTTGCGGCTTTTTTTATTATTGTTATGCTCTTTTTATTAATTTATTTTAATATTTGAAAATTATATACCCATTGAAGAAAATCATATGTACTAGCTTATTAAGTATTAAAAATTTATATAGTTACCCAACCTTCAGTTAATTAAGTCGTTATTAGAATCGCTGGTATTCAAGCTCCGGAAAAATAGAAGACATGGTAGATAGACAAAAAATTATTCAAATATTCAAGGCAACCCCTACTCCAACTTCTATTGTTTTACCAGATGATCCCAAGTTTACTTTCGTACAAGTAAACGAGGCTTATACAAAAATGACTCAAACAAAAACGGAGGAACTGATTGGTAACTCATTGTTTGAATCCTTTCCTGAAAATCCTGAAGAGATAAAACCAACAGGTGTAGAACGCCTCAGAAATTCCTTTAGAAAAGTCATTGCTGAAAAAAAGCAGGATAAAATGGATGCCATCAGGTATGACATAAAATTGGATGATGGCCAGTACAATGAAATCTATTGGGAAGTCATCAATACTCCTATTCTTAATGAGGATGGAAATATAGAATTTATCATTAATTCAGCAACCAATATTACAGAGCAAGTACTTAGTGAAAGAGCTAATAGATTAATGCTGAATAATTCTGAAGACAGTTTTATTCTTATAGATGAAAATTTGATTGTTCAGAACTTTAACGATCATTTTGCTCAAAACTATAAGGATATCTTCGGAATTGAGGTAAAAAAGGGGGACTCTGTTTTAGAGTATGCACAACCCGAACGTCAGGAAACTGTAAAAAAAATTTACAAGCGTGTTTTAAAAGGG from Gracilimonas sp. harbors:
- a CDS encoding outer membrane beta-barrel protein, producing the protein MNTVIKKIGSLVILSILTIAVQAQSIPDEGTVGLRANFTGQTSIEVPYMLNQSFSLAPYIGINSTQDQTTNIAIGIRPRFYTGMTNAISPYFTGTLGFSNTSFSNVNNSVTDFNLGVGYGAEYFFSDQFSVSADGNLNLLFGDSATNFSTMARVSASIYF